One Fusobacterium ulcerans DNA segment encodes these proteins:
- a CDS encoding nitrogenase component 1 has protein sequence MMVIGPDECTYYTKMATSRMRGVGMTGAVGASGGLEGNIVSLVLDGHDVTFGCKEKLEEAFEELVEEYQPKTVFLVTTCVVEVIGDDIDSLAEIFEERYNFPVKVVHAENFKTDDHLPGIQDTMTVCVDLMEEQECNGSVNVLGQRLGDFNRSELYRILKEAEVPKGLQLPGHCTLEQIKTAPSAKVNIIVHPIGLPLAKKMKKKFGTPYIMFERMSAPDNIYNSYKELFQLLEKPLPEEVEMLYRTAKEKEKEVKNSIEKLKYFSGNTALSTYEFHSYLIELGLDPILIQTSDIPSEDNPHLKIILEKADPFVTRAANIGPLKYLYSVLKPDLSIGAGNSAEMRKYGVVPTVLTNAYNILGFEVNSMVLETISKANKDVKYLKGGVKNEFM, from the coding sequence ATGATGGTCATTGGTCCTGATGAATGTACTTACTATACTAAAATGGCTACCAGCAGAATGCGTGGTGTAGGAATGACTGGAGCAGTAGGAGCTTCTGGAGGATTAGAAGGAAATATAGTTTCTTTAGTTTTAGATGGGCACGATGTCACTTTTGGATGCAAAGAAAAATTGGAAGAAGCTTTTGAAGAATTAGTAGAGGAATATCAGCCTAAAACTGTTTTCTTGGTCACTACCTGCGTTGTAGAGGTAATTGGAGATGATATTGATTCATTAGCTGAAATTTTTGAAGAAAGATATAATTTTCCTGTGAAAGTCGTTCATGCAGAAAACTTTAAAACTGATGATCATTTACCTGGAATACAAGATACAATGACTGTATGTGTTGATCTTATGGAAGAGCAGGAATGTAATGGAAGTGTTAATGTTCTTGGACAGCGTCTTGGAGATTTTAACAGATCTGAACTCTATAGAATATTAAAAGAGGCTGAGGTTCCAAAAGGATTACAATTACCTGGACATTGTACTTTAGAGCAAATAAAAACCGCTCCTTCAGCTAAAGTAAATATAATAGTCCATCCTATTGGACTTCCTCTTGCTAAAAAAATGAAAAAGAAATTTGGTACTCCATACATAATGTTTGAACGAATGTCTGCTCCAGATAATATTTATAATTCATATAAAGAATTATTTCAACTGCTTGAAAAACCACTTCCTGAAGAAGTAGAGATGTTGTATAGGACAGCTAAAGAAAAGGAGAAAGAAGTAAAAAATTCTATAGAAAAATTAAAATATTTCAGTGGTAATACTGCTCTTTCAACTTATGAATTTCATTCATATCTGATTGAACTAGGACTTGATCCTATTTTGATTCAAACTTCTGATATTCCATCAGAGGATAATCCCCATTTAAAAATTATTCTTGAAAAAGCAGATCCTTTTGTAACAAGAGCTGCTAATATAGGTCCTCTTAAATATCTTTATAGTGTATTAAAACCCGATCTAAGTATAGGAGCTGGAAATTCTGCTGAAATGAGAAAATATGGTGTAGTCCCTACTGTACTGACTAATGCATATAATATATTGGGGTTTGAAGTAAATAGTATGGTATTGGAAACTATTTCCAAAGCTAATAAAGATGTAAAATATTTAAAAGGGGGAGTTAAAAATGAGTTTATGTAG
- a CDS encoding AAA family ATPase — translation MDNIRKIAIYGKGGIGKSTTTSNLSAALAVMGKKVMQVGCDPKSDSTKNLMKGKRIPTVLEMIKEKGEDLKLEDIVYEGFGGVLCVEAGGPTPGVGCAGRGIISAFEKLEELNAFEKYKPDIVIYDVLGDVVCGGFAMPIRGGYAREVYIVSSGEMMSLYAANNIAMAIRGFGKRGYAKLNGLILNSKNIENEMAIVEEAVKEIDTKIVQYIPRSPEIQKAENIGGTVFEAFTQSEMQKVYQQLAEYVLAQDY, via the coding sequence ATGGATAATATCAGAAAAATAGCAATATATGGAAAAGGGGGAATAGGAAAATCTACTACAACATCTAATTTGTCAGCAGCTCTAGCTGTAATGGGAAAGAAAGTAATGCAGGTAGGATGTGACCCCAAATCAGATTCTACAAAAAATCTCATGAAGGGAAAAAGAATTCCTACAGTTTTAGAAATGATAAAAGAAAAAGGGGAAGATTTAAAATTAGAAGATATAGTATATGAAGGATTCGGTGGAGTACTATGTGTAGAAGCTGGAGGTCCTACTCCAGGAGTGGGCTGTGCTGGTCGAGGAATAATATCTGCATTTGAAAAGCTTGAGGAGTTAAATGCTTTTGAAAAATATAAACCTGATATTGTTATTTATGATGTACTAGGGGATGTAGTCTGTGGTGGATTTGCTATGCCTATAAGAGGGGGATATGCCAGAGAAGTGTACATAGTGAGTTCTGGAGAAATGATGTCACTATATGCAGCTAATAATATAGCTATGGCAATCAGAGGTTTTGGAAAACGTGGATATGCTAAATTAAATGGTCTTATACTAAATTCTAAAAATATTGAAAATGAAATGGCTATTGTAGAAGAAGCTGTCAAGGAAATTGATACAAAGATTGTTCAATATATTCCTAGATCCCCAGAAATACAAAAAGCTGAAAATATTGGTGGAACTGTATTTGAAGCATTTACTCAATCAGAAATGCAAAAAGTATATCAGCAATTGGCAGAATATGTGTTAGCTCAAGATTATTAA
- a CDS encoding ROK family protein, translating to MYQKNIKENNENKIFEYVFNSNHNFVINEVAEKMDMSFPTVKRIITFFLEKNIIIEEDKVGSGVGRKAREYSFNDFFCHSVGVQISEEKIKMILTNAKGIVIKKHSKTLQKGGLSITDSLMEELEFFLSRLSKTIFKSIIGIGISVPGIVNEEGKFIEFNSKNKTDISIIEKIKKRFNIPVLVENESNLSAIAEAFLSENSLLSNFTALTLNDYVGISSFTREKNQNDFHFKAGRMHHMIVNPEGKSCGCGSRGCWGAYVSNKALVEEFHEVFKKVKKYENIFQDEYLETEEGKKILDEYIKYLAIGIKNLLFFSNPEKLIISGKICLQQKYIKERLLEEIYTDHIFYRGKETIIFSSFEESSSLIGAALFPIVDSLF from the coding sequence ATGTATCAAAAGAATATCAAAGAGAATAATGAAAACAAAATATTTGAATATGTTTTCAACTCTAATCACAATTTTGTTATTAATGAAGTTGCTGAAAAAATGGATATGAGTTTTCCGACAGTAAAAAGGATAATAACTTTTTTTCTGGAAAAAAACATCATAATCGAAGAGGACAAAGTAGGTAGTGGAGTAGGAAGAAAAGCCAGAGAATATTCCTTTAATGACTTTTTCTGCCATTCTGTAGGGGTACAGATTTCAGAAGAAAAAATTAAAATGATACTTACAAATGCCAAAGGTATTGTTATCAAAAAGCATTCTAAAACACTTCAAAAAGGTGGACTTTCTATTACTGATTCTTTAATGGAAGAACTAGAATTCTTTTTGAGCAGATTATCTAAAACTATTTTTAAAAGTATTATTGGAATAGGAATATCTGTTCCCGGAATAGTAAATGAAGAGGGGAAATTTATAGAATTCAATTCTAAAAACAAAACTGATATTTCTATAATTGAAAAAATTAAAAAAAGATTCAATATCCCTGTTCTTGTAGAAAATGAATCAAACCTTTCTGCAATTGCTGAAGCTTTTTTAAGTGAAAATTCACTTTTATCAAATTTTACAGCTCTTACTCTTAATGACTATGTAGGAATAAGTTCTTTTACTAGAGAAAAAAATCAAAATGACTTTCACTTCAAAGCTGGAAGAATGCATCATATGATTGTAAACCCAGAAGGAAAATCTTGCGGCTGCGGTTCAAGAGGCTGCTGGGGAGCATATGTCTCTAATAAAGCTTTAGTTGAAGAATTTCACGAAGTATTTAAAAAAGTAAAAAAATATGAAAATATCTTTCAAGATGAATATTTAGAAACTGAGGAAGGTAAAAAAATATTGGATGAATATATCAAGTATCTTGCTATTGGTATAAAAAATCTGTTATTTTTCTCTAACCCAGAAAAACTTATAATCTCTGGTAAAATATGCCTTCAGCAGAAATATATAAAAGAAAGACTTTTAGAAGAAATATATACTGATCATATTTTTTATCGTGGAAAAGAAACTATAATTTTCTCTTCTTTTGAAGAAAGCTCAAGCCTTATAGGGGCTGCTTTATTTCCAATAGTAGACTCATTATTCTAA
- a CDS encoding AbgT family transporter, whose product MGNGGQKGKASGVKSISVLDKILNYFEVIGNKLPDPVSIFVILCAAVLIISFICSKTGVAVEHPLTHKMITAENLLDKENLKQILISMVTVFQTYPPLGVVLVAMIGIGLADKSGFLECLLTVVVKKVPSNLIYFTVVIMGLIFTGIGDAGFIVLPPLAALIFLNLGKNPIIGMLLSFAGAAIGFSSGLFVTLNDILLTSFTIPAAQLLSPTFTKSPAMTIYFNVTNSILQIFVITWVTIKFVEPRFPAPEKKLEENEGKEMPSIERKGLKYAGISFIIYMAVIVFLTIGKGAFLRDDAGSLVSTKSPLMSGLIPIMALAFFIPGLVFGKITGKIKNDKDAVKMISQTLGEMGGYIFIVFVSAQFLSLFSKSNLGIIMAIKGASEIKDLGLAGMPLLIAYILLVAFINLFIGSASAKWAILFPVFIPMFMLLGYDPSLTQMAYRIGDSSTNMISPLFPYLPLILAVARKYDKNFGLGTLIANMIPYSLITLVASILLLTVFFTCGLPFGL is encoded by the coding sequence ATGGGCAATGGTGGACAAAAAGGAAAAGCTTCAGGTGTAAAAAGTATAAGTGTATTGGATAAAATTTTAAATTATTTTGAAGTAATTGGAAATAAACTTCCAGACCCAGTATCTATATTTGTGATATTATGTGCAGCTGTATTAATTATATCTTTTATATGCAGTAAAACAGGAGTTGCAGTAGAACATCCCCTTACACATAAGATGATAACTGCTGAGAATCTTTTAGATAAAGAAAATCTAAAGCAGATACTTATAAGTATGGTAACAGTATTCCAAACATATCCGCCTTTAGGGGTTGTACTGGTAGCAATGATTGGAATAGGCCTTGCAGATAAAAGTGGTTTTTTAGAATGTCTTCTTACTGTTGTAGTAAAAAAAGTACCAAGCAATTTAATATATTTTACAGTTGTAATAATGGGGCTTATATTTACTGGAATAGGAGATGCGGGATTTATTGTGCTCCCTCCTTTAGCAGCACTTATATTTCTCAATCTTGGAAAAAATCCAATTATTGGAATGCTTCTTTCATTTGCTGGAGCAGCAATAGGGTTTAGTTCAGGATTATTTGTAACTTTGAATGATATTCTTCTCACATCTTTTACTATACCAGCAGCACAGCTTCTATCACCAACATTTACTAAAAGCCCAGCTATGACTATTTATTTTAATGTGACAAATTCGATACTTCAGATATTTGTTATCACATGGGTAACAATAAAATTTGTAGAGCCAAGATTTCCTGCTCCTGAAAAAAAATTAGAAGAAAATGAAGGAAAAGAAATGCCGAGCATAGAGAGAAAAGGACTTAAATATGCTGGGATTTCTTTTATAATATATATGGCAGTAATTGTATTTTTAACAATAGGAAAGGGAGCTTTTTTAAGAGATGACGCAGGTTCGCTTGTATCAACTAAATCTCCATTAATGAGTGGACTTATACCTATAATGGCACTTGCTTTTTTTATACCAGGTCTTGTTTTTGGAAAAATTACTGGAAAGATAAAAAATGACAAAGATGCTGTAAAAATGATATCACAGACTTTGGGAGAAATGGGAGGATATATATTTATAGTTTTTGTATCAGCTCAATTTTTAAGCCTTTTCTCTAAAAGTAATCTAGGGATAATTATGGCAATAAAAGGTGCAAGTGAAATAAAAGATTTAGGGCTTGCAGGTATGCCGCTGTTGATAGCATATATTCTCCTTGTTGCTTTTATAAATCTGTTTATAGGAAGTGCATCAGCAAAATGGGCTATTCTTTTTCCAGTATTTATACCAATGTTTATGCTGCTGGGATACGATCCTTCACTTACACAGATGGCGTATAGAATAGGAGATTCTTCAACAAATATGATCTCACCATTATTTCCATATCTACCATTAATATTAGCAGTTGCAAGAAAATATGATAAAAATTTTGGTTTGGGAACTTTGATAGCAAATATGATTCCTTATTCACTAATAACACTTGTAGCAAGTATTCTTCTTCTTACAGTGTTCTTTACTTGTGGACTTCCATTTGGATTATAA
- a CDS encoding M20 metallopeptidase family protein: MKEKIEQLAEKYLERIMEMRRELHRFPELGFKEFKTAEIIKKELDRIGIPYESEIAATGIVGLIKGKKEGKTVLLRADMDALPVEEESRCEFKSEIAGNMHACGHDGHVAGLLGAAMILNDLKDEIAGNVKLVFQPAEEGPGGADPMIKAGILENPKVDAAFGCHIWPACKAGQIMIKDGDMMSHTTSFDIMIQGVGGHGSQPEKTIDPIIIGSQIIINFQNIISRNISTLKPAVLSCCTIKAGEACNVIPDKLIIKGTIRTFDEELTNEIVDRMENIIKGITSSYGASYVFDVNRMYPALKNDHEMFELSKKTLGKIVGEENVIVMEEPLMGSEDFSYFGKKVPSNFFLVGVRDAQEDIESMLHHPRLLWNEKHLKINAKALSQLAIDFLNK, encoded by the coding sequence ATGAAAGAAAAAATTGAGCAGTTAGCAGAAAAGTATTTAGAGAGAATAATGGAAATGAGGAGAGAGCTTCATAGATTTCCAGAACTTGGGTTTAAAGAATTTAAAACAGCAGAAATAATAAAGAAAGAGCTGGACAGAATAGGAATACCATATGAAAGTGAAATAGCAGCAACAGGAATAGTAGGATTAATAAAGGGAAAAAAAGAGGGAAAAACAGTTTTATTGAGAGCAGATATGGATGCTTTGCCTGTAGAAGAAGAAAGCAGATGTGAATTTAAATCTGAAATAGCAGGAAATATGCACGCCTGCGGACATGATGGACATGTTGCTGGACTGTTGGGAGCAGCAATGATATTAAATGATTTGAAAGATGAAATAGCAGGGAATGTAAAACTTGTATTTCAGCCAGCAGAAGAAGGACCAGGAGGAGCTGATCCTATGATAAAAGCTGGAATACTTGAGAATCCAAAAGTAGATGCAGCATTTGGATGCCATATATGGCCAGCATGTAAAGCAGGGCAGATAATGATAAAAGATGGAGATATGATGTCTCATACTACTTCTTTTGATATTATGATACAAGGAGTAGGTGGTCATGGTTCACAGCCTGAGAAGACTATTGATCCTATTATAATAGGAAGTCAGATAATAATTAATTTTCAGAATATAATAAGCAGAAATATATCTACACTCAAACCAGCAGTTTTATCTTGTTGTACTATAAAAGCAGGAGAGGCATGCAATGTAATTCCTGATAAATTAATCATAAAAGGAACTATAAGAACATTTGATGAAGAACTTACAAATGAAATTGTAGATAGAATGGAAAATATCATAAAAGGAATCACAAGTTCTTATGGAGCTTCCTATGTTTTTGATGTAAATAGAATGTATCCAGCACTTAAAAATGATCATGAAATGTTTGAATTATCAAAAAAAACATTAGGGAAAATAGTAGGAGAAGAAAATGTAATAGTGATGGAAGAACCTCTTATGGGATCAGAAGATTTCTCTTATTTTGGAAAGAAAGTGCCGTCTAATTTCTTCCTTGTAGGAGTAAGAGATGCTCAGGAAGATATCGAATCTATGCTTCATCATCCAAGATTGCTATGGAATGAAAAGCATCTAAAAATAAATGCAAAAGCTTTATCTCAGTTAGCAATAGATTTTTTAAATAAATAA
- a CDS encoding linear amide C-N hydrolase has translation MKISIILIGIVFMLTSAISYACTGISIKTNDNKMVQARTIEYGEGNLNSKIIISPRGKEFQSLTPHGELKGHKWKAKYGFAGIAIISDMFIGEGINEAGLNAGLFYFPHYGSLTKYSDKISKESVTDMQLVTWILSNFSNVKEVKEGLKKIKVVNIGYDENGEPFPTAHWRIADASGENIVLEIINNGEIKIYNNEVGVLTNSPDYDWHLKNLNNYINLYSGNAKNYTMNNHKIFSFGAGTGALGLPGDITPPSRFIRAFYYLNTMKPANTSQEGIQEAFHILNNFDIPIGAEYPPEHKKDIPDNLLTVTQWTSVCSLNDKEFYYKTMYNSQIRKIDLKKIDFSRINYQVLPMDQSFEEGVLEIDVK, from the coding sequence ATGAAAATAAGTATTATACTAATTGGAATTGTTTTTATGCTGACTTCTGCAATCTCTTATGCTTGTACAGGAATCAGTATAAAAACTAATGACAATAAAATGGTTCAGGCTAGAACAATAGAGTATGGAGAAGGAAATTTAAACAGTAAAATTATTATCTCTCCCAGAGGAAAAGAATTTCAATCCCTAACTCCACATGGAGAATTAAAAGGTCATAAGTGGAAAGCTAAGTATGGCTTTGCAGGGATTGCTATTATTTCAGATATGTTTATAGGAGAGGGAATCAATGAGGCTGGACTTAATGCTGGACTTTTTTATTTCCCACATTATGGAAGCCTTACAAAATACAGTGATAAAATTTCTAAAGAATCTGTAACAGATATGCAGTTAGTAACTTGGATACTTTCAAATTTTTCAAATGTTAAAGAAGTAAAAGAAGGATTAAAAAAAATCAAAGTAGTTAATATTGGTTATGACGAAAATGGAGAGCCTTTTCCTACAGCTCACTGGAGAATTGCTGATGCTTCTGGAGAAAATATAGTGCTTGAAATTATAAACAATGGAGAGATAAAAATATACAATAATGAAGTAGGAGTTTTAACAAATTCTCCTGACTATGACTGGCATCTAAAAAACTTAAATAACTATATTAATCTTTATTCAGGAAATGCCAAAAACTATACTATGAATAATCATAAAATATTTTCATTTGGAGCAGGAACTGGAGCATTGGGACTCCCAGGTGATATTACACCTCCTTCCAGATTTATCAGAGCTTTTTACTACTTGAATACAATGAAGCCTGCAAACACTTCTCAAGAAGGAATACAAGAAGCTTTTCATATTTTAAATAATTTTGATATTCCTATTGGAGCAGAATATCCTCCTGAACATAAAAAAGATATCCCTGATAATCTTTTAACTGTAACTCAATGGACATCAGTATGCAGTTTAAATGACAAAGAATTTTATTACAAAACTATGTACAACAGTCAGATAAGAAAAATAGATTTAAAGAAAATAGATTTTTCAAGAATAAATTATCAGGTTTTACCTATGGATCAAAGTTTTGAAGAGGGTGTTTTAGAGATAGATGTTAAATAA
- a CDS encoding tyrosine-type recombinase/integrase — translation MNKRGQEVRYINPDDLLHLRNYFKNNKKIVILSLINIGVNVGLRISDLSRLKFENINPDHTIKLKEKKTKKIRKVKFNLICQRAIEDLKKYYKELGYSSEKGFLFKSLNRKYVKELYDKPISNVGISKYLNKAKKDLNISYPIGTHSLRKTWGHRVYKGTLDIAIVMSILNHSSAEQTLKYIGIEEDKINEIYESFKI, via the coding sequence ATGAATAAAAGAGGACAAGAAGTCAGATATATTAATCCTGACGATTTATTACACCTGAGAAATTATTTTAAAAATAATAAAAAAATAGTAATTCTTTCATTGATAAATATAGGAGTAAATGTTGGCCTAAGAATCTCAGATCTTTCTAGATTAAAATTTGAAAATATAAATCCAGACCATACAATAAAATTGAAGGAGAAAAAAACAAAAAAAATACGAAAGGTTAAGTTTAATTTAATATGTCAAAGGGCAATAGAAGATTTAAAAAAATACTATAAAGAATTGGGTTATTCATCAGAAAAAGGATTTTTATTTAAATCTCTAAATAGAAAATATGTAAAAGAACTATATGATAAACCTATTTCAAATGTTGGCATTTCTAAATATCTTAATAAAGCTAAAAAAGATTTAAATATTAGTTATCCTATTGGAACTCATTCACTAAGAAAAACATGGGGGCATAGAGTTTACAAGGGTACTCTTGATATAGCAATAGTAATGTCTATACTGAATCACTCTTCAGCAGAACAGACATTGAAGTACATCGGAATAGAAGAGGATAAAATAAATGAAATTTATGAAAGTTTTAAAATTTAA